In Phlebotomus papatasi isolate M1 chromosome 1, Ppap_2.1, whole genome shotgun sequence, the following proteins share a genomic window:
- the LOC129810024 gene encoding GTP-binding protein Di-Ras2, translating to MPEQSNDYRVVVFGAGGVGKSSLVIRFITGSFRDSYIPTIEDTYRQVISCNKNICTLQITDTTGSHQFPAMQRLSITKGHAFILVYSVCSKQSLEELRPIWNLIKELKPNISEIPVMLVGNKCDESAELREVSTAEGSTEASLMGVSFMETSAKTNHNVTELFQELLNMEKNRSVSLQLDGKKNKKSKPKKNKDVSNGTITQEGGEGSSGNAKDKCHVM from the exons ATGCCGGAGCAAAGCAACGATTACCGTGTGGTGGTATTTGGGGCTGGTGGCGTGGGAAAGTCCTCTCTG GTCATCCGGTTCATAACGGGGAGCTTTCGTGACTCCTATATACCCACAATAGAGGACACCTATCGCCAG GTAATTAGTTGCAATAAAAACATATGCACACTGCAAATTACCGACACAACTGGCTCCCACCAATTCCCGGCCATGCAGAGACTCTCAATTACAAAG GGCCATGCGTTCATTCTCGTGTACTCGGTATGTTCGAAGCAGAGCCTGGAGGAATTGCGTCCCATTTGGAATCTTATCAAAGAACTAAAGCCCAACATTAGTGAAATACCGGTGATGCTTGTGGGGAACAAATGTGACGAAAGTGCTGAGTTGCGTGAAGTATCAACAGCTGAGGGATCCACAGAAGCCTCACTGATGGGTGTATCATTTATGGAGACATCAGCAAAGACAAATCACAATGTTACAGAACTGTTTCAG GAACTGCTGAATATGGAAAAGAACAGAAGTGTTTCTCTTCAGTTAGAtggtaagaaaaataaaaaatccaaaCCAAAGAAAAATAAGGATGTATCAAATGGAACTATAACTCAAGAGGGTGGTGAAGGTAGTAGTGGAAATGCTAAGGACAAGTGTCATGTAATGTAA